The Pyrus communis chromosome 12, drPyrComm1.1, whole genome shotgun sequence genomic sequence TGGTCTTCACAATATTTGGTTAACTTTTGTGTGGGATGTGTAAAATTGAACAGTATTGATGTTGTTTGgatcaaatttaaaaatctgataaAATGAGGTGTTTCAAGATTGAACCCTATAAAAATGGGCAAACCCGAACCCAGTTGAAACCCAAACTAGAAGAAACCCGATGAACTTGAACTAACCCAAACTTGAATTATGAATGTTAGGTTAGGATTGCGTTGACCATCTAACCTACCCACGTTACAGCCCTAATGGAAAGGACGCCATAAGCCATAATCGATTATCTTTTCTGCTTGTGTTAAACAAAGTTCCTCAATTCTTAAACTAGAGGTAATTATGTATACTtcaaattaagaaaacataTTTACAATTCTAAACCCCAAATACGAGAAATTTGTCAGGGTAACATGTggaattaatattttattaataaactGTAGAAATGTGATATATCACCTTCATGTGGTTTggaaacacataaaaaatttatgaatttaAGGAGGTTTTTCCCATAAAGAGTATTACTTTAGAGAGGTTTTACTATATTTTGTGCAAGGAAATAATTTATGCACACCCGTGTGTACTTTGCTTTTTACCCTTTGTAGACATGCAAATTTCGgtgaaaataaatgttcaccaacacattaaattttaacaGGCGAGGGCTTAAGTGGCATGTACCATGTGTCTCACAAGTTGTACACATAGATGTGACTTATCAAAATCAGACAAGTCGTCAAGAAGGACACGTGTCAACACTTTGCGAAAaggaattatttgattttaatttaattaaataaaaaattagttgATGGAGTCAAATCACGAACCGGCCCACAAATTGAGTCATGGTTCTTTTGTCGTTTAATCAAGCTCACGATCAAGGCCAAATCCATCCGTAGGAAAAGCTTAGAGTGTCTATAAATAGGGGgctccaagacaaagaaaaatggTCCAAAAAATCATTCACGCTCAGACACTGAAGTATTGAAACTCTAAAGTTCTCAAGCACTCAAACCTcccaaacactcaaacacttAAGAAGACTCAAAAAACCCTCCACATTCTTTGCCAAACAcgtgaaaaatcatcaagcatTGCTACCCGTGCCGGTTTTTCCATCGCCACAAGCCAAATCTATGCGGCAATCgctcatccaagatcaagtcatcgcgaccctCGGATCAACAACACACATCTACACATCTTCAGAGGTCGAATCAGAGAAAACTTTGTAAACAGAAATTGTAACCTTAAACTCATTAATacaatacatttattttgtacatgtATTCTTGTTTGATTTGCTACAAGATTTTCATGCTTACACCCTttgtttggatgaggaaaataaTATTGGAATTTGAACAAAAGTTAGAACTTATAATTAACATGCActgattttcttgtttggatttATAAGCATCGAAATTTAGAATTCccacgtgaaaaaaaaaaaaaaaaacttgaaattttggaCCTCAAAttctcaagtttaaattccatataaattgttgttaatttctataaatgagagtttaaaaaatataaaataaaaacaaaaacctggCCGTGAGTGACTATCAATGTCATTCCCACCCTTGTTGCCGCCGCTTCCACCCACAATCATCACTACTGTTGCCAACACCACCCACCATCGTCATTGCCGCCGCTATCATCACCACCTATTATCATCACTATGTCGCCGCAACCACTacccaccatcgtcatcaccatcaccactaTCAACTCCGCTAGTACATATCCTATTATCTGTCACATTATATTAATGACTCTTATTACTCATTCAATTTcgtatttgaattttttttttcttttttaggttaaccaaagagaaaattttcaaattttagataaATAAATTCTACAATTTCGaattccagaaaaaaaaaattcataactttaaaattccttaaaaaTCTTAAATTTCCTCGTCTAAACGTAGTTTAGTTTTCTTCTGATTTAACCGATTCCCTTGTGCAATAATacttggtttttgttttgggccaGAAAAAGTACCTGGGTTCTTTAATTGTTGCAAAACATGGACTCAGCCCATCCCCTCCACCGCCCCGCCCTCTGACatttgctttcttcttcttcaacctcAGCAGACGGCAGCGATCACGTCTTCTGCTTCACTTCTCTATCTTCCTGTTAGTTTTTACTTCTAACTAACCCAGCTCCAGCCCTCTCTCTGGTAACCCCTTATCtggtctttcttcttcttctaatcTTCTTCAATCGGCTCATTTACGAACCCCAGGTTAATTCTGattctttaatttctgattcttAATTGCTTTTTGATTGAGGGTTTAATGTAGATTACATTTTCTGGTTAGTggtttccattttatttttacttttttattcaAATGTTCCTGCTTTCTCAGTTCATTGTTATGCATTTGCTAACTCgaaactaaacaaattaaaaaaaaaaaaaaagtttaaattaaaaaaaaaaaaaaaaaaaaaaaaaccctatctTCGGTtgacatatttatttattttaaaggaaattttaaattttgagttaGATTCTATATACCCAGAATcccatttttaaattttcaaacgaAAGAATTTATTTTTAGCCAAGCTGCATTTGGGGTATGAGTTGATGTAAGAATCTGACCTGTAATCAGTGTAACCCATACAAATGCAAATTCTATTTAAAAGTTATGCTTTTCAGTTTTAAACCATATGGAAGTAAGAAAATAGATATTCTATGCATGTGGAATCTACTGATCTTGAAACTATGAAGAGAAATTTCATTTCAGTATGTTCTTTTGAATCATTTATTTATGTAATGAAGTTAGTTGGATTTACATTTGTAGATGGATCTCAATAATTTTGGTATTTTAGATTTAGAAGAATAAGCTAGGAGCATGGACTTAGAACCAAAAGACGATCCTCGTAAAGCTTCATTGAAACCGTCATTTGCGGACCAGCATTTTCTAGTCAACTTCATAATGGGAAATTACTTGGGTCCTGATGTCAATATTGATAGCCTGAGATACTCAGCATTTCAAAGGATAGTGGAAAGTTTGCCTCCATATATGTCAAGTGATTTGGGGCCATCATATGTCAGTGTGTCTTTTTTGGAGAGTTTATATTACTATATCCTGAGAAATGCTCACCCTAGTCTCATTTTGAGACCAGATATGTTGCATAAGTACTTTAAGGGCAGCCTAACCTTACCAAGTTCAGGGGTTACAAAAGAACGTTGGCACCAGTTCACAGATGTTTTTCCTTTGGCTCTTCATGAACAGATATGGTACCCAGAGAGCTTCAGAGTTGTTAAGGGGATTGTTTTGATTGATGATCCTGTTACATCATTTATGGAAGAAGATGTTCTTGAAAAGTTCAAATCTTTATCTGGTATAGATGGCCTGAAAATTGATATAGGTCAAACTATACGATATCAACATGAGTACCTGGATGGTGGAGAAAGTAAGTCTAATGGCTTGAATGACGATGGCAAGGAAACAAAGACAGAAAATATGTCTAATGGAAATGGTAATTCATCAGAAAGGTTTCTGAAAAAGTATAAGAGGAGGTGCGTCTCTCATTCTCTAGCAAAGCCAGCATCTCCCCTAGTTGTTTCTGAATCAAAGCATTATAACAAAGATGGATCTTCATGGATGAGCAATCCAGATGGCCCTGCCCTGATGCCCCTTATCTCTCTTCCTAATATGGAAGAACCTACTTCTGATTCTTCTATTGTTTTGTCTGGGACTGCCAGGAAAGGGGTAGTTGGACCACCAATTGGTCTAGTGGACATTGGTGTTAGCAAGGTTGCATATTACTTCCGGGTTGCTCTACCAGGGGTCAGGAAGGATTTTTGTATGTTCTCCCttccttatttcttttcatttattcGTGCTGGTTTATGCTATTAAAATGCTTATAGTTCAGTgtccccccttttttttttaagttctcAAGGCACCTCCTCTACCTTTAATAGGATATTGTACCTCAGTGCATTGAGTAAAACAGAGTTAATCTGCAGTTAATGTTCCCATTGCTCCAAGATATAGCACTGTATGAATATTCTAGACAGAATTTTCTTAACAATTCGTACTTCTAATAAGTTGAACACCAGAAAGCCTCTTGGAGGGTTTATTATCCCCTCCCCACATTCTAGGCTAAGTGACTGCCGGGAATTTGTTTGAACCCATGAAGTGTATCTGAGCTAAAAAACAAGATACTGATTTAcacatgaaaattaaatttgcatCTCCTCATTTACATCTATGCATTGGATCGAAATCAAAAGTTACATCTCCCGGGATGTAAAGGAGATGTAAAAGTGGCTTTGGAtcccatatatatatttccATGATTCAagattttcttgcatttatgctCTCTTGACAAGAAATCTTGAGCTCATGTTTGTTCAAAATTACAAGTTGATATTATTTGTGGCAACAGGTCAGTTTAGTTGTGAGATTGAATCTAATGGGAAGGTTCATCTCCAAGGCATCACAAGTGGTGGAAATCCCATAAGGAAACGTTCGCGTGTATTTCAGATGAAGTTGCAGCAATTATGCCCGGCTGGACCATTCACTCTCTCCTTCAGCCTCC encodes the following:
- the LOC137711440 gene encoding increased DNA methylation 3 gives rise to the protein MDLEPKDDPRKASLKPSFADQHFLVNFIMGNYLGPDVNIDSLRYSAFQRIVESLPPYMSSDLGPSYVSVSFLESLYYYILRNAHPSLILRPDMLHKYFKGSLTLPSSGVTKERWHQFTDVFPLALHEQIWYPESFRVVKGIVLIDDPVTSFMEEDVLEKFKSLSGIDGLKIDIGQTIRYQHEYLDGGESKSNGLNDDGKETKTENMSNGNGNSSERFLKKYKRRCVSHSLAKPASPLVVSESKHYNKDGSSWMSNPDGPALMPLISLPNMEEPTSDSSIVLSGTARKGVVGPPIGLVDIGVSKVAYYFRVALPGVRKDFCQFSCEIESNGKVHLQGITSGGNPIRKRSRVFQMKLQQLCPAGPFTLSFSLPGPVDPRLFAPHFGSDGIFEGVIVKDE